One Anaerolineae bacterium genomic window carries:
- a CDS encoding carbon monoxide dehydrogenase — protein MAEIGSRDKAATQAIELAQERGIETVFARAESTRPCPIGSEGLCCRNCAMGPCRLTGRTTKGLCGATVGTVVARNFARAVAAGAAAHSDHGRDVALTLLAVSRGGVSDYRIKDEAKLRAVAG, from the coding sequence ATGGCAGAGATCGGAAGTAGGGATAAGGCAGCGACGCAAGCCATCGAGCTGGCTCAGGAACGGGGCATAGAGACAGTCTTCGCCAGAGCCGAGAGCACGCGCCCCTGTCCTATTGGTTCCGAGGGACTTTGCTGCCGCAACTGCGCCATGGGCCCTTGCAGGCTGACGGGACGGACGACCAAGGGGCTCTGTGGCGCCACGGTCGGCACTGTAGTGGCCCGCAACTTCGCTAGGGCTGTGGCAGCGGGTGCTGCGGCCCACTCCGACCATGGTCGTGACGTGGCCCTAACGCTGCTCGCAGTGAGCCGCGGCGGAGTGAGCGACTACCGGATCAAAGACGAGGCCAAGCTTCGCGCGGTGGCCGGCTA
- a CDS encoding heavy-metal-associated domain-containing protein — MAERLMLSIPRLYADHHVQRVREILLGLEGVEDVWASAMDSQVVVLYGPDRIQAEAIREALAQAGYEEGAVASGVTPAQAERSAWYRTPIRPANTNAIDRGMAGDFRRY; from the coding sequence GTGGCTGAGAGACTGATGCTCTCCATTCCCAGGCTGTACGCGGACCATCACGTGCAGAGAGTGCGGGAGATCCTGCTGGGCCTGGAAGGGGTCGAAGACGTGTGGGCGAGTGCTATGGACTCGCAGGTCGTTGTACTCTATGGGCCTGATAGGATACAGGCGGAGGCCATACGCGAGGCCCTGGCTCAGGCCGGCTACGAAGAGGGAGCTGTGGCGTCTGGAGTCACCCCGGCTCAGGCGGAGCGCTCGGCGTGGTACCGCACCCCCATCCGGCCGGCCAACACGAACGCTATAGACAGAGGAATGGCGGGGGACTTCAGAAGGTACTAA
- a CDS encoding extracellular solute-binding protein yields the protein MWPRMGVCLALLVVIVAGCGLFASPTATPEPARITYVYPTNVLTPHFEALKSQFEADNPGVEVVLRSGNPYSALSGTGRADVVMVDQLAVASLAQSGLIRAIDPLVQDDLTLDVDAFYPGTLDALTWRGQLWGLPADVDPWVLYYNRDLFDAAGVPYPTNSWTWDDLLEAALQLSDPLANPPVYGLLLDMTRADFVPLVYQNGGTLVDSLVAPREATFTDPRAVEAIEWYADLALRHGVAPTPRELSQLGGFERMVVSQRAAMWYGPLTERGGDLSGARWNFQWGLAVPPGRVQQMTLLSMRAYALSSQSSEIRAAWQWLVFIANHPPVTLTVPPLKQALESGEFRSGHRPDVAEVAIRALEIGRTIPPTTWVDRVGVWLGEALQRAFSGEMPVAEALAQVQERAAPVIAAEAGR from the coding sequence ATGTGGCCGCGAATGGGCGTATGCCTTGCCCTGCTGGTGGTGATCGTCGCCGGCTGTGGGTTATTCGCCTCGCCCACCGCCACCCCCGAGCCAGCCCGCATCACCTACGTCTACCCCACCAACGTGCTCACCCCTCACTTCGAGGCGCTCAAGAGCCAGTTCGAGGCCGACAACCCCGGGGTCGAGGTCGTCCTACGTTCGGGCAATCCCTACAGTGCCCTGAGCGGTACTGGCCGGGCCGACGTGGTGATGGTGGACCAGCTTGCCGTAGCCTCCTTGGCTCAGTCGGGACTGATTCGCGCCATAGACCCCCTGGTCCAGGACGACCTGACGCTGGACGTTGATGCGTTCTACCCCGGCACGCTGGACGCCCTCACTTGGAGGGGCCAGCTGTGGGGCCTTCCCGCCGACGTGGACCCATGGGTGCTCTACTACAACCGCGACCTGTTCGACGCCGCTGGAGTCCCCTATCCCACCAACTCCTGGACTTGGGACGACCTGCTCGAGGCCGCCCTCCAGCTTTCCGATCCCCTAGCCAATCCACCGGTATACGGGCTTCTGCTGGACATGACCCGTGCCGACTTTGTGCCCCTGGTCTACCAGAACGGCGGCACCCTCGTCGACAGCCTAGTGGCGCCCCGGGAGGCCACCTTCACCGACCCGCGGGCAGTAGAGGCGATCGAATGGTACGCTGATCTCGCCCTCCGACACGGGGTGGCCCCAACCCCTCGGGAGCTCAGCCAGTTGGGCGGGTTCGAGCGCATGGTGGTGTCGCAGCGGGCCGCTATGTGGTACGGCCCCCTGACCGAGCGTGGCGGAGACCTGTCTGGAGCCCGGTGGAACTTCCAGTGGGGCCTGGCAGTACCTCCCGGCAGAGTCCAGCAGATGACTCTGCTGTCGATGCGCGCCTACGCGTTGTCCTCCCAGAGCTCCGAGATCCGCGCTGCCTGGCAGTGGCTCGTCTTCATCGCCAACCATCCCCCGGTCACTTTGACCGTGCCTCCCCTCAAGCAGGCTCTGGAATCGGGCGAGTTTCGTAGCGGGCATCGGCCTGATGTGGCCGAGGTCGCCATTCGCGCTCTGGAGATCGGACGCACCATACCCCCTACAACCTGGGTAGACAGGGTGGGAGTCTGGCTAGGCGAGGCTCTGCAGCGGGCCTTCAGCGGCGAGATGCCTGTTGCTGAGGCGCTCGCCCAGGTACAGGAGAGAGCTGCTCCGGTCATCGCGGCAGAGGCAGGTCGTTGA
- the rpoD gene encoding RNA polymerase sigma factor RpoD, protein MVAHEDQELLDGPEQRDSDQEYSLEELLTKGRSQGFVTQEDILAVIPDAENNLDALDEIYITLLNENIEVHEGDEEEESENEAEEEPEEEAVDLSQIGVDDTVSLYLKEISRVPLLTAEQEVELAQKIEAGLEAQDRLERGDYAPDERRTLEAVLREGERARRHLIEANFRLVVSIAKKYVGRGVSFLDLIQEGNIGLIRAVEKFDWRRGYKFSTYSTWWIRQAITRAIADQGRTIRVPVHMTERINKVMRAQRKLVQELGREPTPEEIAADLDTTPEQIERIMKISERPLSLEMPVGEEQDSALGDFIEDELSLMPNEVASNELLRRQVEEVLATLSAREARVLQMRFGLKDGHTHTLEEVGRRFGVTRERVRQIEAKALRKLRHPSRSRRLRDYLQPE, encoded by the coding sequence ATGGTTGCACACGAGGATCAGGAGCTCCTGGACGGCCCGGAACAGCGGGACTCGGACCAGGAATACAGCCTTGAAGAACTCCTCACCAAGGGGAGGAGCCAGGGCTTCGTGACTCAGGAAGACATCCTAGCCGTGATCCCCGATGCCGAGAACAACCTGGATGCTCTGGATGAAATCTACATAACGCTTCTCAATGAGAACATCGAGGTACACGAGGGCGACGAAGAGGAGGAGTCCGAAAACGAAGCCGAAGAAGAGCCGGAGGAAGAGGCAGTTGACCTGTCCCAGATAGGGGTGGACGATACGGTCAGCCTGTATCTCAAGGAGATCAGTCGGGTCCCACTGCTCACGGCGGAGCAAGAAGTGGAGCTGGCTCAGAAGATCGAAGCCGGCCTGGAGGCGCAGGACCGTCTGGAGCGGGGGGACTATGCTCCCGACGAGCGGCGGACGCTGGAGGCGGTGCTGCGCGAGGGAGAGAGGGCCAGAAGGCACCTTATCGAGGCCAACTTCAGGCTGGTAGTGAGCATCGCCAAGAAGTACGTGGGCCGGGGGGTGTCCTTCCTCGACCTCATTCAAGAGGGCAACATCGGCCTCATCCGGGCGGTGGAGAAGTTCGACTGGCGCCGGGGGTACAAGTTCAGCACCTACTCCACCTGGTGGATCCGCCAGGCCATCACCAGGGCCATCGCGGACCAGGGGCGCACCATTCGTGTGCCGGTGCACATGACCGAGCGCATCAACAAGGTCATGCGGGCTCAGCGCAAGCTGGTGCAGGAGCTAGGGCGCGAACCCACTCCGGAGGAAATCGCTGCCGACCTGGACACCACTCCGGAGCAGATCGAGCGGATCATGAAGATATCGGAGCGGCCCTTGTCGCTGGAAATGCCGGTGGGGGAGGAGCAGGACAGCGCCCTGGGCGACTTCATCGAGGACGAACTCAGCTTGATGCCAAACGAGGTGGCTTCCAACGAGCTACTGCGGCGCCAGGTAGAAGAGGTCTTGGCTACCCTGAGCGCCCGCGAGGCGAGGGTGCTGCAGATGCGCTTCGGCCTGAAGGATGGCCACACGCACACGTTGGAGGAGGTCGGCCGGCGGTTTGGGGTCACTCGGGAGCGGGTGCGGCAGATCGAGGCTAAGGCGCTCCGCAAACTTAGGCATCCCAGCCGCAGCCGACGTCTGAGAGACTACCTGCAGCCGGAGTAG
- a CDS encoding flippase-like domain-containing protein, producing the protein MSSRTPTNLAASVRKLASIPLVRSSLLAALLLLALWLIAPQALDLPRVLGQIQAAALPWLLASLAAQVARYLGTGLLMALSARAAGRHISARAASEASLASGAAARLLPLGGAGGIAVRAAFLKRQGVGEAAIAGYFVLQNLLGTAWLIVILLPAAGIVGTGIAPGGATMAEFVPLAAAALAAGALIALLARRPELAHWIATATGRAADAILGSRRPNPPLQARLPLLLEEALSALNIGAQIRCGLWVAAFYSSWTILGDTLSLHFSVLALGLPVSLSQTVVAYGAASLAGSAVGLPAGVGVTEGTMVAAYVAMTQPLEQSLSAVLLFRALSFWLPIPLGLLAGWHLRRRRAL; encoded by the coding sequence GTGAGCTCACGAACACCAACTAACCTCGCTGCATCGGTGAGGAAGCTGGCATCCATACCTCTGGTCAGGAGCAGCCTTCTGGCAGCCCTTCTGCTCCTGGCTCTGTGGCTCATCGCCCCACAGGCGCTCGATCTCCCTCGAGTGCTAGGGCAAATCCAGGCCGCGGCGCTGCCCTGGCTGCTCGCCTCTCTGGCGGCCCAGGTGGCTCGCTACCTGGGTACGGGACTGCTCATGGCCCTCTCCGCCCGAGCCGCGGGCAGGCACATCTCCGCCCGAGCGGCTTCGGAGGCATCGCTTGCCTCAGGTGCGGCAGCCAGGCTCCTTCCCCTGGGAGGTGCCGGAGGGATCGCGGTCCGGGCCGCCTTCCTCAAGCGCCAGGGGGTGGGCGAGGCCGCCATCGCTGGCTACTTCGTCCTCCAGAACCTCCTGGGGACCGCCTGGCTGATCGTCATCCTGCTACCAGCCGCCGGGATCGTGGGCACTGGCATTGCGCCCGGCGGCGCCACGATGGCCGAGTTCGTGCCCTTAGCGGCGGCAGCGCTCGCCGCAGGCGCCCTCATCGCCCTCCTCGCCCGCCGTCCTGAACTGGCACACTGGATCGCCACTGCCACCGGAAGGGCCGCCGATGCCATCCTCGGGTCGCGCCGCCCAAACCCACCACTTCAGGCGAGGCTCCCTCTCCTGCTTGAGGAGGCTCTGTCTGCCCTCAACATCGGGGCCCAGATCAGGTGCGGTCTGTGGGTCGCCGCCTTCTATTCCTCTTGGACCATCCTGGGGGACACCCTAAGTCTTCACTTTTCCGTTCTGGCGCTCGGACTGCCCGTCTCTCTCTCCCAGACGGTGGTGGCGTACGGGGCCGCCAGCCTGGCCGGCTCGGCGGTGGGCCTGCCTGCCGGGGTCGGGGTCACCGAAGGGACCATGGTGGCGGCTTACGTGGCCATGACTCAGCCGCTGGAGCAGTCGCTCTCGGCGGTGCTCCTCTTCCGCGCTCTCTCGTTCTGGCTTCCCATTCCCCTCGGTCTCCTGGCCGGGTGGCACCTGCGCCGTCGGCGCGCCCTTTGA
- a CDS encoding tetratricopeptide repeat protein, with the protein MKLSDRTVFAGLAVTLAALLLALVRPTDLTVAVALVLVGGAVAYLLASGVLQLGTRLKPQGDADADEAAGRSTEETDSHPDQSLAGELAPTSPPPEPDHLSVRDRLRVLLLLSRPLNVSFARPQRSPTGSSDQTHSAQAPARVAWQAIVQALADRQSDVELATVWPPTEASLETAMRASPRYHLLVIEAPLSDGLPLFEGETGEARRLNAGRLADCLAIGRVRAVVIRSLSPAAADTQALIDAGIETVVSVPSALSDSDWTGALAQIVSGLSRGETLGRVVGDVAAGLDTADVASRLRPVLAGSNWYSLVDRGGDGLGLRLVNQPLYPELRRQNWFRDRGPALRHLLGLVRPGWAGLLPVGPPGSGVTSLAIEVAHRLSSRYERVIHVECSALVQADLASVLESLALSLGCLVLNQQALLESVVGELRRRPALVLVDEAELLAQADRERLLSLDGHLGPSSVLLLCATDDGETAFTSDGLDAEGAVAWVRWLGQQEGMGFLSSVSDRSVQALVEGLAGNPLAMRLALGQAGPLGLLQSVRSARAVGSLDGVLRLVLARLTPRQRDAASVLALIPGPVQEDVVSAALGRDARPALEEMQRLGLLADSLYEGEYRLHPLVRADMAQHRPDSRACIRLAEALAARARSLYARIEEDGDTARQEAISEILALWPSLLTALGWASAATGPLAGRLDLVRDICQALAPILRERRLLCYALQMARRGEEAAALVSDHVARGRFLLEAAEAERDAGHTEEASSRLAAAADAFERAHDYRRAAHALVRLGTMHWEGRRLADARGPFERALTCLQRIGEVEAQVNALMVLGHIAGQEESCQRAKEYYQQAARALEKEEGHLLLRAQVHYALGRCHSDLADFREAAQAYALALEAFTAAGDLDGRIQACRSLGKVYLKLADRERAVQALERAAQLEERAPFGLDASMDLLRIYMRERRWQEALEHQQRALARARAAGDGRGLALAHNGMGSVLLELGNRKLASEHFLEAARLWEELGDDVGLAWAYNNLGVADRRSGKWEEARAHLTRAAQLLEKRGEKNALASVYNNMGLILAAQRREREAARFYERSLALKEELGDLYGTRMTEQNLKKLNSRDR; encoded by the coding sequence TTGAAGCTCAGCGACCGCACGGTCTTCGCCGGACTGGCGGTCACACTGGCGGCCCTGCTCCTCGCTCTCGTCAGGCCAACCGACCTTACCGTGGCTGTGGCCCTCGTGCTCGTGGGCGGAGCCGTGGCGTACCTCCTTGCTTCGGGGGTGCTACAGCTCGGCACCAGACTCAAGCCTCAAGGAGACGCAGACGCCGACGAGGCAGCGGGCCGGTCAACCGAGGAGACGGACTCCCATCCCGACCAATCACTCGCCGGTGAGCTCGCCCCCACCAGCCCCCCGCCTGAGCCCGACCATCTCTCGGTGCGCGATCGGCTCCGCGTCCTGCTCCTCCTTTCCCGCCCTCTCAATGTCTCCTTCGCCCGCCCCCAGCGATCTCCTACTGGATCCTCGGACCAGACCCACTCGGCTCAGGCTCCCGCTAGGGTGGCCTGGCAGGCCATTGTGCAGGCCTTGGCGGACCGGCAGTCCGATGTCGAACTGGCGACCGTCTGGCCTCCTACAGAGGCCAGCCTGGAGACGGCCATGCGAGCCTCGCCTAGGTACCACCTACTGGTCATCGAGGCCCCTCTGTCCGATGGCCTTCCGCTCTTCGAGGGCGAGACCGGCGAGGCTCGGCGGCTCAACGCCGGCCGGCTGGCCGACTGCCTGGCGATAGGCCGAGTGCGCGCCGTAGTGATTCGCAGCCTAAGCCCGGCAGCTGCCGACACTCAAGCCCTGATCGACGCCGGGATCGAGACCGTGGTCTCCGTGCCTAGCGCCCTCAGCGACTCGGACTGGACGGGCGCCTTGGCCCAGATCGTTTCCGGCCTCTCCCGAGGGGAAACCCTTGGCCGAGTAGTGGGCGACGTGGCGGCCGGGCTGGACACCGCCGACGTCGCTTCGCGCCTGCGCCCGGTCCTGGCAGGCAGCAACTGGTACTCGCTAGTGGACAGGGGCGGAGATGGCCTCGGACTGCGGCTGGTCAACCAGCCTCTGTATCCCGAGCTGCGCCGGCAGAACTGGTTTCGCGACCGTGGCCCGGCCCTAAGGCACCTGCTCGGACTGGTGCGCCCTGGTTGGGCTGGGCTGCTGCCGGTGGGCCCCCCGGGCTCAGGAGTCACGTCCCTGGCCATCGAGGTAGCCCACCGTCTCTCCTCCCGGTACGAGCGAGTCATCCATGTGGAGTGTAGCGCCCTGGTCCAGGCCGATCTGGCGTCCGTGCTCGAGAGCCTGGCTCTGTCTCTGGGGTGCCTGGTCCTGAACCAGCAGGCGCTGCTGGAGTCGGTGGTCGGTGAGCTGCGCCGCCGCCCAGCTCTGGTGTTGGTGGACGAGGCCGAACTGCTGGCCCAGGCTGACCGCGAGCGACTGCTCTCGCTGGATGGGCACCTGGGTCCCTCCTCGGTACTGCTCCTCTGCGCCACAGACGACGGGGAGACAGCCTTCACCTCCGACGGCCTGGATGCCGAAGGGGCAGTCGCCTGGGTGCGCTGGCTTGGTCAACAGGAGGGCATGGGCTTCCTCTCGTCTGTGAGCGATCGCAGCGTACAGGCTCTGGTGGAGGGCCTCGCGGGCAACCCCCTGGCCATGCGCCTGGCCCTGGGCCAGGCCGGTCCCCTCGGGCTCCTTCAGAGCGTCCGGTCAGCGCGCGCCGTCGGCTCGCTCGATGGCGTGCTGCGTCTCGTCCTGGCGCGACTGACCCCGCGCCAGCGCGATGCCGCCTCGGTCCTCGCCCTCATCCCAGGCCCGGTCCAGGAAGACGTCGTGAGCGCTGCCTTGGGCCGGGACGCCCGGCCGGCCTTGGAGGAGATGCAGCGCCTGGGGCTTCTGGCCGACTCGCTGTACGAGGGGGAGTACCGCCTTCACCCTCTGGTGCGGGCGGACATGGCCCAGCACCGTCCCGACAGCCGCGCCTGCATCAGGCTGGCCGAGGCCCTCGCTGCCCGAGCTCGATCCCTGTACGCTCGGATCGAGGAGGATGGTGATACCGCCCGGCAAGAGGCGATCTCGGAGATCCTGGCCCTCTGGCCCAGCCTGCTGACGGCCCTGGGCTGGGCGTCGGCTGCCACCGGTCCCCTTGCCGGCCGACTAGATCTAGTCAGGGACATATGCCAGGCGCTGGCGCCCATCCTGCGAGAGCGGCGGCTCCTCTGCTATGCTCTGCAGATGGCCCGCAGGGGCGAGGAGGCAGCTGCCCTCGTCAGCGACCATGTGGCACGCGGTCGCTTCCTTCTCGAGGCGGCCGAGGCGGAGCGCGACGCCGGACACACCGAGGAAGCCTCCTCGCGGCTCGCGGCGGCTGCGGACGCCTTCGAGCGAGCCCACGACTACCGCAGAGCCGCCCACGCCCTGGTGCGGCTGGGCACCATGCACTGGGAGGGCCGCCGACTGGCGGACGCGCGAGGGCCATTTGAGCGAGCCCTCACCTGCCTGCAGCGCATCGGCGAGGTCGAGGCTCAGGTGAACGCACTCATGGTCCTCGGCCACATTGCCGGGCAGGAAGAGTCCTGCCAACGTGCCAAGGAGTACTACCAGCAAGCTGCTAGGGCGCTGGAGAAGGAAGAGGGCCACCTCCTCCTCCGGGCCCAGGTGCACTACGCCCTGGGCCGCTGCCATTCGGACTTGGCGGATTTCCGGGAGGCGGCCCAGGCTTACGCCCTCGCGCTTGAGGCATTCACTGCTGCCGGCGATCTCGACGGCCGCATCCAGGCCTGCCGCTCGCTGGGTAAGGTCTACCTGAAGCTGGCCGACCGCGAGCGGGCTGTGCAGGCTCTGGAGCGCGCCGCACAGCTGGAGGAACGTGCTCCCTTCGGCCTCGACGCTAGCATGGACCTCCTGCGGATCTACATGCGGGAGCGACGCTGGCAAGAGGCTTTGGAGCACCAGCAGCGCGCTCTGGCGCGGGCCCGGGCGGCGGGCGACGGGCGCGGCCTGGCCCTGGCGCACAACGGCATGGGCAGCGTGCTGCTGGAACTGGGCAACCGAAAGCTAGCGTCCGAGCACTTCCTGGAGGCGGCCCGCCTCTGGGAAGAACTTGGCGACGACGTGGGCCTGGCGTGGGCCTACAACAACCTGGGGGTGGCCGATCGGCGCAGCGGCAAGTGGGAGGAGGCCCGGGCACATCTGACCCGGGCGGCGCAGTTGCTCGAGAAGAGAGGGGAGAAGAACGCCCTGGCCAGCGTCTACAACAACATGGGGCTGATTCTGGCCGCTCAGAGAAGGGAGCGAGAGGCCGCCAGGTTCTATGAGCGCTCGCTGGCGCTCAAGGAGGAACTTGGCGACCTCTACGGTACTAGAATGACTGAGCAGAACCTCAAGAAGCTGAACAGCCGGGACCGATGA
- a CDS encoding formate--tetrahydrofolate ligase codes for MAVKKAVPSDLEIAQAATLRPITEIAAEVGLTVDDLELFGRYKAKVHLDVKDRLQGRPNGRYVDVTAITPTPLGEGKTTTTVGLTQAMGRIGKKVMTCIRQPSMGPTFGIKGGAAGGGYSQIVPMEDFNLHLTGDIHAVSAAHNLLGAAIDARIMHEDTLSDRQLERMGLRRLDIDPYSITWNRVVDMNDRALRKIILGLGDKTDGRPRQSGFDISVASEVMAILALADSLKDLRQRLGRIVIGTSKSGDPVTAEDLGAAGAMTVLMKDALMPNLMQTLEGQPAFVHAGPFANIAHGNSSVVADQIAVKLADYVITESGFGADIGMEKFFDIKCRVSGLIPSCVVLVATVRALKMHGGGPRVVPGRPLDKAYREENLELLRQGLPNLEANIRIAKTFGVPVVVAVNSFADDTDAELDLVREAAIRAGAEDSVRSSHWADGGEGAEDLARAVVAACEKPNQFDFLYPLDMSIKDKIETIATTIYGAAKVDYSPEAEARIALFTRLGYDNLPICMAKTHLSLTHDPTVKGAPKGFTFPIRDIRASVGAGFLYPLAGEMRTMPGLPSRPAFMDVDLDAEGRVVGLF; via the coding sequence ATGGCAGTGAAGAAGGCAGTGCCCAGCGACCTCGAGATCGCCCAGGCGGCGACCTTGCGGCCGATCACGGAGATTGCCGCCGAGGTCGGCCTGACTGTCGACGACCTGGAGCTCTTTGGCCGGTACAAGGCCAAAGTGCACCTCGACGTCAAGGACAGGCTTCAGGGGCGCCCCAACGGTCGCTACGTTGACGTGACGGCGATCACGCCGACGCCGCTGGGAGAGGGGAAGACGACCACCACGGTCGGTCTCACCCAAGCTATGGGCCGCATCGGCAAGAAGGTCATGACCTGCATCCGGCAGCCGTCCATGGGGCCCACCTTCGGCATCAAGGGGGGAGCCGCTGGCGGGGGCTACTCCCAGATAGTGCCCATGGAGGACTTCAACCTACACCTCACGGGCGACATCCACGCGGTCAGTGCGGCCCACAACCTGCTGGGGGCGGCCATAGACGCCCGCATAATGCACGAGGACACCCTGAGCGATCGGCAGCTGGAGCGGATGGGCCTGCGCCGGCTGGATATAGACCCGTACTCCATCACCTGGAACCGGGTGGTGGACATGAATGATCGCGCCCTGCGGAAGATCATCTTGGGCCTGGGGGACAAGACCGATGGCCGGCCACGCCAGTCGGGCTTCGACATCTCCGTGGCCAGTGAGGTCATGGCTATCCTGGCGCTGGCTGACTCGCTCAAAGACCTCCGACAGCGGCTCGGGCGGATCGTGATTGGCACCAGCAAGTCTGGGGACCCGGTCACCGCCGAGGACTTGGGCGCGGCGGGGGCCATGACGGTCCTGATGAAAGACGCTCTGATGCCCAATCTGATGCAGACGCTGGAGGGGCAGCCGGCTTTCGTGCATGCCGGGCCCTTCGCCAACATCGCTCACGGCAACTCGTCTGTGGTGGCCGATCAGATTGCGGTGAAGCTAGCGGACTATGTGATCACCGAGTCGGGCTTCGGAGCCGACATAGGCATGGAGAAGTTCTTCGACATCAAGTGCCGCGTGTCAGGTCTCATCCCCAGCTGCGTGGTGCTGGTAGCCACGGTGAGGGCGCTGAAGATGCATGGTGGTGGCCCTCGGGTAGTGCCGGGGCGCCCACTGGACAAGGCCTATCGGGAGGAGAACTTAGAGCTGCTGCGCCAGGGCCTCCCCAACCTGGAGGCTAACATCCGCATCGCCAAGACTTTCGGCGTGCCGGTGGTGGTGGCGGTCAACTCGTTCGCCGACGACACCGACGCCGAACTGGACCTGGTTCGCGAGGCGGCGATACGGGCCGGCGCCGAGGACTCGGTGCGAAGCAGCCACTGGGCCGACGGCGGGGAAGGGGCAGAAGACCTGGCCCGAGCGGTAGTGGCGGCCTGCGAGAAGCCCAACCAGTTCGACTTCCTCTACCCGCTGGACATGTCCATCAAAGACAAGATCGAGACCATCGCTACCACCATCTACGGCGCCGCGAAGGTGGACTACAGCCCTGAGGCGGAAGCCCGCATCGCTCTGTTCACCCGACTGGGCTACGACAACCTGCCCATCTGCATGGCTAAGACCCACCTGTCGCTCACTCACGACCCCACCGTGAAAGGGGCGCCCAAGGGCTTCACCTTCCCCATCCGAGACATCCGTGCCTCGGTCGGGGCGGGTTTCCTCTATCCGCTCGCTGGCGAGATGAGGACGATGCCAGGGCTGCCCAGCAGGCCGGCGTTCATGGATGTGGACCTGGACGCCGAGGGCAGGGTAGTAGGGCTGTTCTAG
- a CDS encoding cyclodeaminase/cyclohydrolase family protein translates to MTSGLIDTRFIDALATSEPTPGGGSAAAMAGAIGAGLLSMVCNLTVGQERFAAVEEEIRAVLEESESLRLRLVDLAERDMAAYRSFVEAQRLPRKSPEERRERTGRMQEALKACTLVPLEIAEACRRLLDLSPVVAEKGNPSAVTDVGVGALLAEAAMRGAGLQVMVNLAWLKDEAFIQEQRRRVQEVQAGSAELKERVVAMVEGALEG, encoded by the coding sequence ATGACATCGGGTCTCATCGACACTCGCTTCATTGACGCGCTCGCCACTTCCGAGCCGACTCCCGGCGGCGGAAGCGCAGCGGCGATGGCCGGCGCCATAGGAGCCGGCCTGTTGAGCATGGTCTGCAACCTCACCGTGGGCCAAGAGCGGTTCGCTGCGGTGGAGGAGGAGATCAGGGCGGTGCTGGAGGAGAGTGAGAGCCTTCGGCTTCGCCTGGTGGACCTGGCTGAGCGGGACATGGCCGCCTACCGCTCCTTCGTCGAGGCTCAGAGGCTACCACGGAAGTCGCCGGAGGAGCGGCGGGAGCGCACCGGAAGGATGCAGGAAGCGCTGAAGGCCTGCACCCTTGTTCCCCTGGAGATAGCCGAGGCATGCCGCCGGCTGCTAGACCTATCGCCGGTGGTGGCGGAAAAGGGGAACCCCAGCGCCGTCACCGACGTGGGGGTAGGGGCTCTGCTGGCAGAGGCAGCCATGCGAGGGGCCGGGCTTCAGGTGATGGTGAACCTCGCCTGGCTGAAGGATGAGGCTTTCATTCAGGAACAACGTCGGCGCGTGCAGGAGGTGCAAGCGGGCAGCGCCGAACTGAAAGAACGGGTGGTAGCCATGGTAGAGGGGGCGCTGGAGGGTTAG
- a CDS encoding bifunctional 5,10-methylenetetrahydrofolate dehydrogenase/5,10-methenyltetrahydrofolate cyclohydrolase, whose product MTARLLDGKETSARLRDETRGQVEEFTRRFGRAPSLAVVRVGEDAASVSYARMIERSCGQVGVSFALHRMASPGEDEVVELVRRLSEAADVDGIMVQEPLPSGVSRERVISALAPHKDVDGVHPLNAGRLMQDAGDYFVPATPAGGVELLERYEVPIRGKRAVVVGRSNVVGRPMALLLLHRHATVTICHSRTANLAEECRRADILVAATGRAGLITGDMVGEGAVVVDFGVNFVDGKMVGDVDFEAASQKASLITPVPGGTGPMTNQMLMRNVLKAAQLQRG is encoded by the coding sequence GTGACCGCTAGGCTTCTGGACGGCAAGGAGACATCCGCCCGGCTGCGTGATGAGACGCGCGGCCAGGTCGAGGAGTTTACTCGGCGATTCGGCCGAGCACCTTCGCTGGCCGTAGTTCGGGTGGGGGAGGATGCCGCCTCGGTCAGCTATGCCCGGATGATAGAGCGCAGCTGTGGCCAGGTGGGGGTGTCGTTTGCGCTGCACAGGATGGCTTCGCCAGGAGAGGACGAGGTAGTGGAGTTGGTGCGGCGGCTCTCCGAAGCTGCCGACGTAGACGGGATCATGGTCCAGGAGCCTCTTCCCTCGGGCGTATCGCGCGAGCGTGTTATCTCCGCTCTGGCGCCTCACAAGGACGTAGACGGGGTACACCCGCTGAACGCCGGCCGCCTGATGCAGGATGCCGGCGATTACTTTGTTCCGGCTACGCCCGCTGGGGGAGTGGAACTGCTGGAGCGGTATGAGGTGCCCATCCGGGGGAAGAGGGCGGTTGTAGTGGGTCGGTCGAACGTGGTCGGGCGCCCGATGGCGCTCTTGTTGCTGCACCGGCACGCTACTGTCACCATCTGTCACTCCAGGACGGCCAACCTGGCGGAGGAATGCCGTCGGGCCGACATTCTGGTGGCTGCTACCGGTCGGGCCGGCCTCATCACCGGTGACATGGTGGGCGAAGGGGCGGTGGTGGTGGACTTCGGCGTCAACTTCGTGGACGGCAAGATGGTCGGCGATGTGGACTTCGAAGCGGCTTCTCAGAAAGCGTCGCTCATCACGCCGGTGCCCGGGGGGACGGGCCCCATGACCAACCAGATGTTGATGCGAAACGTGCTCAAGGCCGCTCAACTACAGCGCGGCTAG